A genomic window from Nocardioides sp. BP30 includes:
- a CDS encoding YqgE/AlgH family protein produces the protein MEIAPGHLLVATPALLDPNFARTVVLMVDIDDEGAIGVVLNRPGELGVAEVLESWQDGVAAPPVLFEGGPVRTEAALAVGLLRDVADIPVGFHTIHGRLGLLDLDTPRELVEGSLSDLRIFAGYAGWGAEQLADEIAEGSWFVVPALRQDVFRPSVETLWSDVLRRQPGELAWQSTRPADPDQN, from the coding sequence ATGGAGATCGCTCCGGGTCACCTCCTGGTCGCCACGCCGGCGCTGCTCGACCCCAACTTTGCGCGCACCGTCGTGCTGATGGTCGACATCGACGACGAGGGGGCGATCGGGGTCGTCCTCAACCGCCCGGGCGAGCTCGGGGTCGCCGAGGTCCTCGAGTCCTGGCAGGACGGCGTGGCAGCTCCTCCGGTGCTCTTCGAGGGGGGACCGGTGCGCACCGAGGCCGCGCTCGCGGTCGGGCTGCTGCGTGACGTCGCCGACATCCCGGTCGGCTTCCACACCATCCACGGGCGGTTGGGCCTCCTGGACCTGGACACGCCCCGGGAGCTGGTCGAGGGCAGCCTGAGCGACCTGCGGATCTTCGCCGGCTATGCCGGCTGGGGTGCCGAGCAGCTCGCCGACGAGATCGCCGAGGGCAGCTGGTTCGTCGTACCCGCTCTGCGTCAGGACGTCTTCCGCCCCTCGGTCGAGACGCTGTGGAGCGACGTGCTCAGGCGACAGCCCGGCGAGCTGGCCTGGCAGTCCACCCGGCCGGCCGACCCCGATCAGAACTGA
- a CDS encoding DEAD/DEAH box helicase, producing the protein MNNLSPAWPNKAAWGTATSLRAWQADALQQYVDRQPRDFLAVATPGAGKTTFALTVASELLGRRIVDRVIIVAPTEHLKTQWAEAAGRAGIPIDPTYSAGQGRTSGEYLGVAVTYAGVAVNPLAMRIRTERFKTLVILDEVHHAGDALSWGEGVREAFEEATRRLCLTGTPFRSDINPIPFVTYAPGEDGIPRSVADYTYGYAEALADHVVRPVLFMAYSGQMTWRTRAGDEIAAHLGEPLTKDLTQQALRTALDPKGSWMPAVLEAADKRLSEVRRHVPDAGALVIATDQDSARAYAKTIKSITGASPTVVLSDEKDASKKIAAFSASEDRWMVAVRMVSEGVDVPRLAVGVYATTTSTPLFFAQAIGRFVRARTRGETASVFLPSVPNLLGFASEMEVARDHVLGKKITDEGDIFAAEDALMAQANASESASADEAMGPWEALGSEARFDRVLFDGGEFGHAGEVHVGSEEEMDFLGIPGLLEPDQMRQLLQQRQSDRAKQQRARGDGLEQARRQAAADGLAETSTHEQLAVLRRELNGLVAAWHHRTGQAHGITHAALRRECGGPAAAVATADQLRSRIERIREWAAERRSG; encoded by the coding sequence GTGAACAATCTCAGTCCGGCGTGGCCCAACAAGGCCGCGTGGGGGACAGCCACGTCCCTGCGTGCCTGGCAGGCCGACGCCCTGCAGCAGTACGTCGATCGCCAGCCGCGCGACTTCCTCGCGGTGGCGACCCCCGGTGCCGGGAAGACGACCTTCGCTCTGACAGTGGCCTCCGAGCTCCTCGGCCGGCGGATCGTCGACCGCGTGATCATCGTGGCCCCCACCGAGCACCTCAAGACGCAGTGGGCCGAGGCCGCCGGTCGCGCCGGCATCCCGATCGACCCGACCTACTCCGCCGGCCAGGGTCGGACGTCGGGGGAGTACCTGGGCGTGGCCGTCACCTACGCGGGGGTCGCTGTCAACCCGCTCGCGATGAGGATCCGCACCGAGCGGTTCAAGACGCTGGTGATCCTCGACGAGGTGCACCACGCCGGCGACGCGCTGTCGTGGGGGGAGGGCGTGCGCGAGGCCTTCGAGGAGGCCACCCGCCGGCTGTGCCTGACGGGCACCCCGTTCCGGTCCGACATCAACCCGATCCCGTTCGTCACCTACGCCCCGGGCGAGGACGGCATCCCGCGCTCGGTCGCCGACTACACCTACGGGTACGCCGAGGCCCTGGCCGACCATGTCGTGCGTCCCGTGCTCTTCATGGCCTACTCGGGACAGATGACGTGGCGCACCCGAGCGGGTGACGAGATCGCCGCCCATCTGGGCGAGCCGCTGACCAAGGACCTGACCCAGCAGGCGCTGCGCACCGCGCTGGACCCCAAGGGCTCGTGGATGCCGGCGGTCCTGGAGGCGGCCGACAAGCGGCTCTCCGAGGTACGCCGGCACGTCCCCGACGCCGGTGCGCTGGTGATCGCGACCGACCAGGACTCGGCGCGCGCGTACGCCAAGACGATCAAGTCCATCACGGGCGCCTCACCCACGGTGGTGCTCTCGGACGAGAAGGACGCCTCGAAGAAGATCGCCGCGTTCTCCGCGAGCGAGGACCGCTGGATGGTGGCGGTCCGGATGGTCTCCGAGGGCGTCGACGTACCGCGGCTCGCGGTCGGCGTGTACGCGACCACCACCTCCACCCCGCTGTTCTTCGCCCAGGCCATCGGTCGCTTCGTCCGGGCCCGGACGCGCGGCGAGACAGCCTCGGTCTTCCTGCCCTCGGTGCCCAACCTGCTCGGCTTCGCCTCCGAGATGGAGGTCGCCCGCGACCACGTGCTCGGCAAGAAGATCACCGACGAGGGCGACATCTTCGCCGCCGAGGACGCGCTGATGGCGCAGGCGAACGCCTCCGAGTCGGCCTCCGCCGACGAGGCGATGGGTCCGTGGGAGGCGCTCGGGTCCGAGGCGCGCTTCGACCGGGTGCTGTTCGACGGCGGCGAGTTCGGCCACGCCGGCGAGGTGCACGTCGGCTCGGAGGAGGAGATGGACTTCCTCGGCATCCCCGGGCTGCTCGAGCCCGACCAGATGCGTCAGCTGCTGCAGCAGCGCCAGAGCGACCGCGCCAAGCAGCAGCGGGCGCGCGGCGACGGGCTGGAGCAGGCCCGCCGGCAGGCGGCGGCCGACGGGCTGGCCGAGACCTCGACCCACGAGCAGTTGGCGGTGCTGCGTCGGGAGCTCAACGGCCTGGTCGCGGCCTGGCACCACCGCACCGGGCAGGCCCACGGCATCACCCACGCCGCCCTGCGCCGGGAGTGCGGTGGCCCGGCCGCCGCGGTGGCGACAGCCGACCAGCTGCGCTCGCGGATCGAGCGGATCCGGGAGTGGGCGGCCGAACGCCGCAGCGGTTGA
- a CDS encoding MarR family winged helix-turn-helix transcriptional regulator gives MTDLSGEIVLLAGKLIRQLRRDVNMPAAYRVLATLDDLGSAGISQLAAADGISQPTMSTQVAALVQDGYVAKAPHPTDARAQVLSLTDAGRTYLRENRERLAESVRSRLSTHPESDIATAIAVLKSLTEKGNA, from the coding sequence GTGACTGACCTGAGCGGCGAGATCGTCCTCCTGGCGGGCAAGTTGATCCGGCAACTGCGCCGCGACGTCAACATGCCCGCCGCCTACCGCGTCCTCGCCACCCTCGACGACCTCGGCTCGGCCGGCATCAGCCAGCTCGCCGCGGCCGACGGCATCTCGCAGCCGACGATGAGCACCCAGGTCGCCGCCCTCGTCCAGGACGGGTACGTCGCCAAGGCGCCCCACCCGACCGACGCGCGCGCGCAGGTGCTGAGCCTCACCGACGCCGGCCGCACCTACCTGCGGGAGAACCGCGAGCGTCTGGCCGAGAGCGTCCGCAGCCGCCTCAGCACCCATCCCGAGAGCGACATCGCCACGGCGATCGCCGTACTCAAGAGCCTCACCGAGAAAGGAAACGCGTGA
- a CDS encoding DUF3039 domain-containing protein produces the protein MGFLGFGNSGGTDTAVKEKVGEREETVPTEDGDHDRFSHFVEKDKLTEAMVMGTPVVALCGKVWVPSRDGTKFPVCPDCKEIWESLPPEGDA, from the coding sequence ATGGGATTCCTCGGCTTCGGCAACTCGGGCGGCACTGACACCGCCGTCAAGGAGAAGGTGGGAGAACGCGAGGAGACGGTCCCGACCGAGGACGGCGACCACGACCGCTTCTCGCACTTCGTGGAGAAGGACAAGCTCACCGAGGCGATGGTGATGGGCACGCCCGTCGTCGCCCTGTGCGGCAAGGTGTGGGTGCCCAGCCGCGACGGTACGAAGTTCCCCGTGTGCCCCGACTGCAAGGAGATCTGGGAGTCGCTGCCTCCCGAGGGAGACGCGTGA
- a CDS encoding MFS transporter, which yields MNSPATAQPATSTGSLLRQPRAVWAVAFACVISFMGLGLVDPILTSIAKDLHATSGDVSLLFTSYLVVTAVAMLITGWVSSRIGVKWTLISGLAIIVVFSALGGLADLAFNAGLGDYWGGVGWIVAARAFWGLGNALFIATSLATIVSLATGSLKQAILLYESALGIGIGLGPIVGGQLGQNIGWRGPFFGVAVLMAIGLVATLFFLPATPKPETKTKISDPIKALRYPGLLVVAVVALFYNYGMFTLMAVAPYPMALGSTHFGASATGWVFFGWGMCLAFTSIWGASWLERRVGTIVSIVIALVGLAACIALMGVFSTGSTTAGMNGGQPWGVVVCTILTGLFLGITNTVITTLVMGAAPVPRPVASAAYSFVRFFGGAIGAYVSGKVAEHTFQGAFWLGAGIVAIALVVLLAFRRFVATTPAPAHGSVEEAEVLETADVD from the coding sequence GTGAACTCCCCTGCCACCGCGCAGCCCGCGACATCCACGGGCTCGCTCCTGCGTCAGCCACGCGCCGTGTGGGCCGTCGCCTTCGCGTGCGTCATCTCCTTCATGGGCCTCGGCCTGGTCGACCCGATCCTGACGTCGATCGCCAAGGACCTGCACGCCACCTCCGGTGACGTCTCCCTGCTCTTCACCTCCTACCTCGTCGTCACCGCTGTCGCGATGCTGATCACCGGCTGGGTGAGCTCACGCATCGGGGTGAAGTGGACCCTCATCTCGGGCCTGGCGATCATCGTGGTGTTCTCGGCGCTGGGCGGCCTGGCCGACCTCGCCTTCAACGCCGGCCTGGGTGACTACTGGGGCGGCGTGGGCTGGATCGTGGCCGCCCGAGCCTTCTGGGGTCTGGGCAACGCGCTCTTCATCGCGACCTCCCTGGCCACCATCGTGAGCCTCGCCACCGGCTCCCTCAAGCAGGCCATCCTGCTCTACGAGTCGGCGCTCGGCATCGGGATCGGTCTCGGCCCGATCGTCGGCGGCCAGCTCGGTCAGAACATCGGCTGGCGCGGCCCGTTCTTCGGCGTCGCGGTGCTGATGGCCATCGGCCTGGTGGCCACGCTGTTCTTCCTGCCGGCCACGCCGAAGCCGGAGACGAAGACGAAGATCTCCGACCCGATCAAGGCCCTGCGCTACCCCGGGCTGCTCGTCGTCGCCGTCGTCGCCCTCTTCTACAACTACGGCATGTTCACCCTGATGGCGGTGGCCCCGTACCCGATGGCCCTCGGCTCGACCCACTTCGGGGCGTCCGCCACCGGCTGGGTCTTCTTCGGCTGGGGCATGTGCCTGGCCTTCACCTCGATCTGGGGCGCCTCCTGGCTGGAGAGGAGGGTCGGCACCATCGTCTCGATCGTGATCGCGCTGGTCGGACTGGCCGCCTGCATCGCCCTGATGGGCGTCTTCTCCACCGGCAGCACGACCGCCGGCATGAACGGCGGTCAGCCGTGGGGCGTGGTCGTGTGCACGATCCTGACCGGCCTCTTCCTGGGCATCACCAACACCGTGATCACCACGCTGGTCATGGGTGCGGCTCCGGTCCCGCGGCCGGTGGCATCGGCGGCGTACTCCTTCGTCCGGTTCTTCGGCGGCGCGATCGGCGCCTACGTCTCCGGCAAGGTCGCCGAGCACACCTTCCAGGGTGCGTTCTGGCTGGGCGCGGGCATCGTCGCCATCGCCCTCGTCGTCCTGCTGGCGTTCCGCCGCTTCGTCGCGACCACGCCGGCACCGGCGCACGGTTCGGTCGAAGAGGCCGAGGTCCTCGAGACCGCCGACGTCGACTGA